A part of Neovison vison isolate M4711 chromosome 8, ASM_NN_V1, whole genome shotgun sequence genomic DNA contains:
- the MSGN1 gene encoding mesogenin-1 — translation MDNLRETFLSLEEGLGPSDSPGLLSSWDWNNRAGPFEVNQASPTQSLSPASSLGSYSSSPRPAVAELACGHGGATNGGSGGCDGRGTGGLVEVDYNMLAFQPAYLQGAGGPKAQKGAKVRMSVQRRRKASEREKLRMRTLADALHTLRNYLPPIYSQRGQPLTKIQTLKYTIKYIRELTDLLNGGREPRPQSA, via the coding sequence ATGGACAACCTGCGCGAGACCTTCCTCAGCCTCGAAGAGGGCTTGGGCCCCTCCGACAGCCCCGGCCTCCTGTCCTCCTGGGACTGGAACAACAGGGCAGGGCCCTTTGAGGTGAACCAGGCCTCCccgacccagagcctgtctccggCGTCATCGCTGGGCTCCTATTCATCTTCTCCCCGACCGGCTGTGGCTGAGCTGGCCTGTGGGCACGGAGGTGCCACCAATGGGGGCAGCGGTGGCTGCGATGGCCGTGGGACCGGTGGCCTGGTGGAGGTGGACTACAATATGTTAGCCTTCCAGCCTGCCTATCTGCAGGGCGCGGGGGGCCCCAAGGCCCAGAAGGGGGCCAAAGTCAGGATGTCTGTGCAGCGGAGACGGAAGGCcagcgagagggagaagcttcGGATGAGGACCTTGGCGGACGCCCTGCACACCCTCCGGAATTACCTGCCCCCCATCTACAGCCAGCGGGGCCAGCCGCTCACCAAGATCCAGACGCTGAAGTACACCATCAAGTACATCAGGGAGCTCACGGATCTCCTCAACGGCGGGAGGGAGCCTCGGCCCCAGAGCGCCTGA